CACATGCCGCTCAAGCCCTGGCCCCCCAAGGCATGGCCATTGATGTGGCTACCCTGCATGGGATTCCCTTGTATGACGGCGATATCGAGAGCAAGGACGGCATTCCAGAAGCCGTGCTGAGCTTGAAGGAAAAGATCCTGAACGCCGACGCCCTGCTGCTGGTCACCCCGGAATACAACAACGGCGTCCCTGGTGTGTTTAAAAACGGGATCGACTGGTTATCCCGCACGGACATGAAAGCCATCTTCTCGGGCCGCATTACGGGGCTGATCGGTGCCTCCATGGGTGGCTTTGGCACGATTTCCTCCCAAGCAGCCTGGTTGCCTACGCTGAAAATGCTGGGTGTGTCCCTGTACAGCGGCGGCTCTTTGCTGGTGTCTCGCGCGCAGAACTCCTTTGATGCGGAAGGCAAGCTGCAAGATGAGAATATTCAGAAAATGCTGAGCAACTACCTCCAGGGCTTCCAGACCTTTGTGCATGCTTCGCATATGGCCAAGGCGCAAGAAAAAGCTAATTAAGCAGCAACAGCTCAAAAAGCTTATAGGACTTTGCCTATAGGGCTGCGACAACCTGAGCCGATAAGTGGGGTTATGTCGTAGGAAGCCCGTATCACTACACACCCTCAGGACCGCAGCAACAAAAAAGGAGCCTTCAAGGCTCCTTTTTCCATCCTGTCA
This genomic window from Alcaligenes faecalis contains:
- a CDS encoding DUF2789 family protein, whose protein sequence is MSDNLFRFHDLFAQLGLPNTPEAIASFLEKHRPLPNDVLLADAPFWNASQAEFIREKRLQDSPEWIQIIDQLSEALRQTTGVLNLSGPCRVLALSGSLRQNSFNTALAHAAQALAPQGMAIDVATLHGIPLYDGDIESKDGIPEAVLSLKEKILNADALLLVTPEYNNGVPGVFKNGIDWLSRTDMKAIFSGRITGLIGASMGGFGTISSQAAWLPTLKMLGVSLYSGGSLLVSRAQNSFDAEGKLQDENIQKMLSNYLQGFQTFVHASHMAKAQEKAN